One window of the Clostridia bacterium genome contains the following:
- a CDS encoding AGE family epimerase/isomerase — MQNNFLQSFEQELFDNIVPFWSKLKDSENGGFYGYVQNDGSVIKNADKGILLQCRIVWFFSALYEIKPQKQNYELAKHGLEYLKNYCFDQDGLVVWLTDYQGKKTDKTKHIYYQSFALYALSRYYQSFLDDSVKKMADSLYNLIEKNYYDSYGYKEQLDNMPNRLADCGIACDRTMNALLHLLEAYTQYYIACKNNNAKDSLKRLLDIFHSKIYDSQKQRFEVFFDNEMNSVTDYYSFGHDIEAAWLLDLAAKSIADEQYILKISKLTDAICKKVYNTAFDENALMFAKINNYQDSNKVWWVQAEGVLGFFKNFIRSGNLDYLSASKKLLDYIKKYFINHHTGEWFWLVDNENRPDYSKPLVCNWKCPYHNGRMCIEMIKELRCSQIN; from the coding sequence ATGCAGAATAATTTTTTACAAAGTTTTGAGCAGGAATTGTTTGATAATATTGTGCCGTTCTGGAGCAAACTGAAAGACAGTGAAAACGGCGGATTTTACGGTTATGTTCAAAATGACGGTTCGGTAATAAAAAATGCTGATAAAGGAATATTGCTTCAGTGCAGAATTGTGTGGTTTTTTTCTGCTCTTTACGAAATAAAGCCTCAAAAACAAAACTATGAATTGGCAAAACACGGCTTGGAATACCTGAAGAATTATTGTTTTGACCAGGACGGTCTTGTGGTATGGCTTACAGATTATCAAGGGAAAAAAACAGATAAGACCAAGCATATTTATTATCAGTCATTTGCATTGTATGCGCTGTCACGGTATTATCAGAGTTTTTTAGATGACAGTGTAAAAAAAATGGCAGACAGTCTGTATAACTTAATAGAAAAAAATTATTATGATTCATACGGTTACAAAGAGCAATTGGATAATATGCCCAATAGGTTAGCTGATTGCGGCATAGCGTGTGACAGAACTATGAATGCCTTGCTTCATCTTCTGGAGGCATATACGCAGTATTATATAGCCTGTAAAAACAATAACGCCAAAGACAGCCTGAAAAGATTGCTGGATATATTTCATAGCAAAATATACGATTCACAAAAGCAAAGGTTTGAAGTGTTTTTTGATAATGAGATGAATTCCGTTACGGACTATTATTCATTCGGGCACGACATAGAAGCGGCATGGCTTCTCGATCTGGCGGCTAAAAGCATAGCTGATGAGCAGTACATTTTAAAAATAAGCAAACTTACCGATGCTATATGTAAAAAAGTTTACAATACCGCCTTTGATGAAAATGCTCTGATGTTTGCCAAAATTAACAATTATCAGGACAGCAATAAAGTATGGTGGGTTCAGGCTGAAGGAGTTTTAGGTTTTTTTAAGAACTTTATCAGATCGGGCAATCTTGATTATCTGTCGGCATCAAAAAAGCTTTTGGACTATATAAAAAAATATTTTATTAATCATCATACGGGTGAATGGTTTTGGCTGGTTGACAATGAAAACCGGCCTGATTATTCAAAACCTTTGGTATGCAACTGGAAATGCCCTTACCATAACGGAAGAATGTGCATAGAAATGATAAAGGAACTGAGATGTTCACAAATAAACTGA
- a CDS encoding LacI family DNA-binding transcriptional regulator produces the protein MKSGIKMKDIAKELGISTVTVSKALADKDGVSEELRERIKQKAMEMGYKISSISQAMRTGRQNNIGILICERYLEDHSFYWSLYQYILLKLMKKQYFGILEILSGTDEKQLVMPKILMENKVDAIIAVGQFKKRYLNKLAEECADKLMFLDFYDLRLPISSVAADNYNGGYEITRHLINSGHKDILYVGDIYATTSIMDRAMGYYKCMLEYECPIREHWYLSDRNDDGLIIEPDFPEKLPTAFVCNSDNTANMLYHILTKKGYKIPEDISIVGFDNFSTGVPADIGITTMEVGREQLAQSAAELIDSILNKKTNETVRINLNFKLIEKQSVKKLT, from the coding sequence ATGAAATCAGGCATCAAAATGAAAGATATTGCCAAAGAATTGGGAATAAGTACAGTTACAGTTTCCAAAGCCTTGGCGGATAAAGACGGCGTTTCTGAAGAATTAAGAGAACGCATAAAACAAAAGGCTATGGAAATGGGATATAAGATTTCTTCAATATCCCAGGCAATGCGTACGGGCAGGCAGAATAATATAGGTATTCTGATATGCGAGCGGTATCTAGAAGATCATTCGTTTTATTGGAGTTTGTATCAATACATTCTTTTAAAACTGATGAAAAAACAGTATTTCGGAATACTTGAAATTTTATCCGGAACCGATGAAAAACAACTTGTTATGCCTAAGATTCTTATGGAAAATAAAGTTGATGCAATAATAGCGGTAGGTCAGTTTAAAAAACGTTATCTTAACAAACTTGCTGAAGAATGTGCAGATAAATTAATGTTTCTGGATTTTTATGATCTGAGACTGCCTATCAGTTCGGTTGCCGCTGATAATTATAACGGCGGGTATGAAATCACCAGACATCTCATTAATTCCGGGCATAAAGACATTTTATATGTGGGTGATATCTATGCGACAACTTCGATTATGGACAGGGCAATGGGATATTACAAATGTATGCTCGAATATGAGTGTCCTATAAGAGAACATTGGTATCTGTCAGACCGAAACGATGACGGCCTGATAATTGAGCCTGATTTTCCTGAAAAGTTACCTACGGCGTTTGTATGTAACAGCGACAATACGGCTAATATGCTGTATCACATACTGACAAAAAAAGGATATAAAATTCCTGAAGATATTTCAATAGTCGGGTTTGACAACTTTTCTACGGGAGTTCCTGCCGATATAGGAATAACGACTATGGAAGTGGGAAGAGAACAGCTTGCGCAGTCTGCTGCTGAACTTATTGACAGTATTTTAAACAAAAAAACCAATGAGACGGTAAGGATTAATCTTAATTTTAAACTTATAGAAAAGCAGTCGGTTAAAAAATTGACATAA
- a CDS encoding glycoside hydrolase family 130 protein yields the protein MKDIKKPNIPWQPKPQGYNLPIWRYDRNPIIGTNPTQNIARIFNSSVIRYEDYFMGVFRAEQLNGMPFLYLGKSQDGISWSFEKERIQVKNPDGTEAEFKYMYDPRLIELENTYYIVFCTDYHGATMGLIQTSDFKNYIRLENPFLPFNRNGVLFPRKINGMYYMLSRPSDSGHTPFGDIFVSASPDLKFWGLHRFVFGRNDLWWQNVKVGSGCNPIETDGGWLLFYHGVTGTCNGFVYSMGGAILDINDPSKVLYRCRNWLMTPQKDYEEKGFVPNVVFPCSALLEKETGKIALYYGAADSYLGLAFTTLDEVIRYIKENAE from the coding sequence ATGAAAGACATAAAAAAGCCCAATATTCCATGGCAGCCAAAACCGCAGGGTTATAATCTTCCGATATGGAGATATGACCGCAACCCTATAATAGGCACCAACCCTACCCAAAATATTGCACGAATTTTTAACAGTTCGGTAATAAGATATGAAGATTATTTTATGGGCGTTTTCAGGGCGGAACAGCTTAACGGTATGCCGTTTTTGTATCTCGGAAAATCACAGGACGGCATCAGCTGGTCATTTGAAAAAGAACGTATCCAGGTAAAAAATCCCGACGGCACTGAGGCAGAGTTTAAATATATGTATGACCCCCGTCTTATCGAACTTGAGAATACATACTATATCGTTTTTTGTACCGATTATCACGGTGCCACTATGGGTTTGATACAAACTTCTGATTTTAAAAATTATATAAGACTGGAAAATCCGTTTTTACCCTTTAACCGTAACGGAGTGCTTTTTCCAAGAAAAATCAACGGTATGTATTATATGCTGTCAAGACCATCTGACAGCGGACATACGCCTTTCGGGGACATCTTTGTAAGTGCAAGCCCTGACCTGAAGTTCTGGGGACTTCACAGATTTGTTTTCGGAAGGAACGATTTGTGGTGGCAGAATGTCAAAGTAGGAAGCGGCTGCAATCCGATTGAAACCGACGGTGGCTGGCTTTTGTTTTATCACGGAGTTACAGGTACATGTAACGGTTTTGTTTATAGTATGGGCGGTGCAATTCTGGATATTAATGATCCGTCAAAAGTGCTTTACAGATGCAGGAATTGGCTGATGACGCCTCAAAAAGACTATGAGGAAAAGGGCTTTGTTCCCAATGTAGTATTCCCGTGTTCCGCCTTATTGGAAAAAGAAACAGGCAAAATTGCCTTATATTATGGGGCTGCCGACAGCTATCTCGGACTGGCGTTTACTACATTGGATGAAGTCATAAGGTACATAAAAGAGAATGCAGAATAA
- a CDS encoding sugar ABC transporter permease, with protein sequence MIRYKTQRRIMITGFLFVPLVLLLLFTYLPSLFVFYFSFQQWNGISDMEFVKFQNYVAIFTDPEIFKPLLNSFYYMVGAVVQMALGLFLATLLSFKVVLKNVFKGTFFFPYLINSVAVGLMFSFFFRSDGVLNSILHIFAIRNTPDWLRLNFWNNVLLAGVSIWKYMGFNLVMFIGAIQSISKEIYEAAEIDGANKFQIFFKIIYPAIRNIILLNLILAIKGAVSVYEIPYTMTGGTFGTSTFVIKTLQIGISTRYRQVGLASAMSFVLLGIVLVVTVIQRLMFKEKNDF encoded by the coding sequence ATGATCAGGTACAAAACACAGCGACGAATAATGATAACAGGTTTTTTGTTTGTACCGTTGGTGCTGTTGCTGTTGTTTACTTATCTGCCTTCACTTTTTGTATTTTATTTTTCCTTTCAGCAATGGAACGGCATAAGCGACATGGAATTTGTTAAATTTCAGAATTATGTTGCCATTTTTACCGATCCGGAAATATTCAAACCGCTTTTGAACAGTTTTTATTACATGGTCGGAGCTGTTGTTCAGATGGCTTTGGGACTGTTTCTGGCAACCTTGTTAAGTTTTAAGGTCGTTTTAAAGAACGTGTTTAAAGGAACATTTTTCTTTCCGTATCTTATTAACAGCGTTGCGGTAGGACTGATGTTTTCGTTCTTTTTCAGAAGTGACGGGGTGCTGAATTCAATTTTACATATTTTTGCCATAAGAAATACACCCGATTGGTTAAGACTGAACTTCTGGAATAACGTTTTATTGGCGGGTGTTTCCATATGGAAGTATATGGGCTTCAATCTGGTAATGTTTATAGGTGCTATACAGTCTATATCAAAAGAAATCTATGAAGCTGCTGAAATAGACGGTGCCAACAAATTTCAAATATTCTTTAAGATAATATATCCTGCAATCAGAAATATTATTTTACTCAATCTTATTCTTGCCATAAAAGGTGCTGTTAGCGTGTATGAAATACCTTACACAATGACAGGCGGAACATTCGGGACCTCGACTTTTGTAATAAAAACATTACAGATAGGAATTTCAACCCGTTACCGTCAGGTAGGGCTTGCATCAGCCATGTCTTTTGTGCTTTTGGGAATAGTGTTAGTTGTAACTGTTATTCAGCGGCTTATGTTCAAAGAAAAAAATGATTTTTAA
- a CDS encoding ABC transporter substrate-binding protein: MRKILTLVLSLMLALGFCVSITGCKDKINEIVVLSHRTDLKNTLLAQAKTEFEKKYADKGWKVSFETYTDYEGDVTTRISGNNYGDVLMLPNSVEDKDFSKKFLSYGTVDELRAEGWLCITAKQYQNQVYGLPSGCTVAGILYNIAVFEAAGVDASKLNSAEKFLQAMETVQEYGRKNITDWKGAFYTHTAEGWPCTQWPSAILTSSGNVNYMNNILPWDTKAFWDSEKDEAGKVGRIYNLMYDLIVNDVVEQSPVEKNWESSKIWFSQGKIGAMAMGAWAISQFEDAARENNGDPDDVGYMPYPFVADDGKMYSQVASDYTVAIAKNTKNKEASQAFVDWFLGDFNYAAKSGYIPPKKGMSYPPKIQAFEKAGVLLVEEEKAVIDGSLSTVEKNAKSSATDDTPIVIWGQEWVVDFATTAFDVRDGKSTKTIKELLLGVQAEWNNGINELKKDHPNPPSLD, encoded by the coding sequence ATGAGGAAAATTCTGACTTTAGTACTGTCTTTGATGCTGGCACTTGGTTTTTGCGTTTCAATAACCGGCTGCAAAGACAAGATTAATGAAATCGTTGTTTTGTCGCACAGAACGGATTTGAAAAACACCTTGCTGGCTCAGGCAAAAACTGAGTTTGAAAAGAAATATGCGGACAAGGGTTGGAAAGTTTCATTTGAGACCTATACCGATTATGAAGGCGATGTGACAACAAGAATTTCGGGCAATAATTACGGAGATGTTCTGATGCTGCCAAATTCAGTAGAAGATAAAGATTTTAGCAAAAAGTTTTTATCTTATGGAACAGTAGATGAATTGAGAGCGGAAGGCTGGCTTTGCATAACGGCAAAACAGTATCAGAATCAAGTTTACGGTTTGCCCAGCGGCTGTACCGTTGCAGGAATACTTTATAACATAGCTGTTTTTGAGGCTGCGGGAGTTGATGCCAGCAAACTTAATTCGGCTGAAAAGTTTTTACAGGCAATGGAAACAGTACAGGAATACGGAAGAAAAAACATAACTGATTGGAAAGGCGCGTTTTATACACATACTGCAGAAGGCTGGCCTTGCACGCAATGGCCTTCAGCAATACTTACAAGCTCAGGCAATGTCAATTATATGAACAATATTTTGCCTTGGGATACAAAAGCATTTTGGGATTCTGAAAAAGATGAGGCAGGTAAGGTAGGCAGAATTTACAACTTAATGTATGACCTTATTGTCAATGATGTGGTAGAACAAAGTCCTGTAGAAAAGAATTGGGAAAGCAGTAAAATCTGGTTTTCTCAGGGCAAGATTGGTGCAATGGCTATGGGTGCTTGGGCAATATCACAATTTGAAGATGCAGCAAGAGAAAACAATGGTGATCCTGATGATGTTGGATATATGCCGTATCCTTTTGTAGCTGATGACGGCAAGATGTATTCTCAGGTTGCATCAGATTATACAGTTGCAATAGCAAAAAACACAAAGAACAAAGAAGCATCTCAGGCATTTGTTGATTGGTTCTTGGGCGATTTTAATTATGCAGCTAAGAGCGGATATATTCCTCCCAAAAAAGGTATGTCATATCCTCCTAAGATTCAGGCATTTGAAAAGGCCGGTGTATTGCTGGTAGAAGAAGAAAAAGCTGTAATTGACGGTTCATTATCCACTGTAGAGAAAAACGCAAAAAGCAGTGCAACAGATGATACCCCGATAGTAATATGGGGACAGGAATGGGTAGTTGATTTTGCCACAACCGCATTTGATGTAAGAGACGGAAAATCAACCAAGACAATAAAAGAGCTTCTTTTGGGCGTACAGGCTGAATGGAATAACGGGATAAACGAACTGAAAAAAGATCATCCTAATCCTCCTTCATTGGATTAA
- a CDS encoding carbohydrate ABC transporter permease, which translates to MQELILSDNHNINKTKTRQETAKVISKYFFLSLKYVILGLFVITVFLPIIPILFGSLKDGNEFFASGVLDFPKSWKWNNYKTAFIDGNMLTGFINTLIIMIVSLAVSVLTGAMTSYVLHRFVFKGQKVVKNLFLLATLIPNITNNIATFQIISWLNLFNTRWAGILLFSGTDIISVYIMMQFLDSISKSMDESAMIDGASYLRIFLVIIFPLLMPAIITVFIIKGVAIYNDFVTPFLFMPSPDLAMISTALYNFKGPFAASWEIISAGVILITLPMLASFVVMQKWIYNGLVMGSVKE; encoded by the coding sequence ATGCAAGAATTGATATTATCGGATAATCATAATATTAATAAAACCAAGACCAGACAAGAAACGGCTAAGGTTATATCCAAATACTTCTTTCTGTCTTTAAAATATGTAATTCTGGGCTTGTTTGTGATTACAGTTTTTTTGCCTATAATACCTATCTTGTTCGGTTCATTAAAAGACGGCAATGAGTTTTTTGCAAGCGGTGTTCTTGATTTTCCTAAGAGCTGGAAATGGAACAATTATAAAACGGCTTTCATTGACGGAAATATGCTGACAGGTTTTATTAATACATTAATCATTATGATAGTGTCTTTGGCTGTATCTGTTTTAACAGGGGCAATGACGTCTTATGTTCTTCACCGCTTTGTCTTTAAAGGACAGAAGGTTGTTAAAAACCTGTTCCTGTTAGCTACATTGATACCCAATATAACCAACAATATTGCGACTTTTCAAATCATTTCATGGCTCAATCTTTTCAATACACGCTGGGCAGGTATACTGCTGTTTTCAGGTACGGATATAATTTCAGTCTATATAATGATGCAGTTTTTAGACAGCATATCCAAATCAATGGATGAATCGGCAATGATAGACGGGGCAAGCTATCTGAGAATATTTTTAGTGATAATATTTCCGCTTTTAATGCCTGCCATTATAACGGTTTTTATAATCAAAGGTGTTGCGATTTACAACGACTTTGTAACCCCCTTTTTGTTTATGCCTTCACCCGATCTGGCTATGATTTCAACTGCTTTGTATAACTTCAAAGGACCTTTTGCCGCAAGCTGGGAAATAATCAGTGCAGGTGTTATTTTAATTACACTGCCTATGCTTGCATCATTTGTGGTAATGCAAAAATGGATTTATAACGGGCTTGTTATGGGCTCGGTAAAAGAATAA
- a CDS encoding transketolase C-terminal domain-containing protein, with protein sequence VLTHDSIGVGEDGPTHQPIEQLISLRATPNLKVFRPADGKETTAAYVSALTGTSPTAIVLSRQNLPQLKNNSKLALKGGYVLSDCQGAPDIILMASGSEVEVVLKAQELLCEEGVNARVVSMPCMEVFDAQPREYKEQVLPDNVRARIAVEAGSSYSWHKYVGLDGKVLGVDNFGASAPSNQLFELYGFTAQNVLRTAKEIIRK encoded by the coding sequence TGTCTTGACCCATGACAGTATAGGCGTAGGAGAAGACGGACCTACCCATCAACCTATCGAACAACTGATAAGCTTGCGCGCTACGCCTAACCTGAAGGTTTTCCGTCCTGCAGACGGCAAAGAAACAACTGCAGCTTATGTAAGCGCATTGACAGGAACAAGCCCCACAGCAATAGTGCTATCTCGTCAAAACTTGCCGCAGCTTAAAAACAATTCAAAGTTGGCATTAAAAGGCGGATATGTCCTGTCTGATTGTCAGGGCGCACCTGATATAATCCTGATGGCAAGCGGTTCTGAAGTTGAAGTTGTTTTAAAAGCACAAGAACTTCTATGCGAAGAAGGTGTAAACGCAAGAGTTGTATCTATGCCTTGTATGGAAGTCTTTGACGCTCAACCCAGGGAATACAAAGAACAGGTTCTGCCTGACAATGTACGGGCAAGAATAGCCGTAGAAGCAGGTTCAAGTTACAGCTGGCATAAGTATGTAGGATTGGACGGCAAAGTTTTGGGAGTGGATAACTTCGGTGCTTCAGCCCCTTCCAATCAATTGTTTGAACTTTACGGTTTTACCGCTCAGAATGTATTAAGAACAGCAAAAGAAATAATCAGAAAATAA